One Fuerstiella marisgermanici DNA window includes the following coding sequences:
- a CDS encoding SGNH/GDSL hydrolase family protein, producing MPKRTFLTLLVVTFIALAPQLANAQAVAEADTAAAPPAIPAKIDLQDGDTFVFLGDSITHQRLYTQYVENFFYQRFPERRITFHNAGVGGARAWDALARLSRDVLDYKPRYVSILLGMNDGSYRPFDADVFATYEKDMTELIAKIREGGATPILMSPTMFDSRAAQANPRRKRTPEMLSQYNSVLAYYGRWLQDVAIESGTSYVDMFSLLNDLTVEAREKDPTFTLIKDAIHPDPPGQIVMAYAMIDDLGLRRPLSNIRIQPNANGKLKATATGGKVENLKSSDDMVEFDWTADGLPWVLPEEAQVGVKMLNLGHRATKEGLEVHGLAPGKYELTIDGETVGTYPATSLSRHIELQANSKTPQYQQALKVAMLNKQRNEGPIKDLRGAWLKFQSWARRNRDAKNQPNNKELAAAVAKDEEKLQDLEATIEKAEQEAKAIEDSIYEANQPKTRHFVLKKK from the coding sequence ATGCCAAAACGCACGTTCCTCACGCTCCTTGTTGTCACATTCATCGCCCTGGCACCACAGCTCGCGAATGCTCAGGCCGTTGCCGAAGCTGATACCGCTGCAGCCCCGCCCGCCATCCCCGCGAAGATTGACCTGCAGGATGGCGATACGTTTGTCTTTCTTGGGGACAGCATTACACACCAACGACTGTACACGCAGTACGTCGAAAACTTCTTCTACCAGCGGTTTCCCGAACGCCGAATCACCTTCCACAATGCAGGAGTCGGCGGCGCGCGAGCGTGGGATGCGTTGGCTCGACTTAGCCGCGACGTTTTGGACTACAAGCCACGATATGTGAGCATTCTGTTGGGGATGAACGACGGCAGTTACCGTCCGTTCGACGCGGATGTCTTTGCGACCTATGAAAAAGACATGACAGAACTGATCGCCAAAATTCGCGAAGGCGGAGCGACTCCGATCCTGATGTCGCCCACCATGTTTGACAGTCGGGCCGCGCAGGCGAACCCGCGTCGCAAACGAACTCCGGAAATGCTGTCTCAGTACAACAGCGTGCTGGCGTATTACGGTCGTTGGTTGCAGGATGTCGCCATTGAATCGGGCACCTCGTACGTCGACATGTTCAGCCTGCTGAATGACCTGACCGTGGAAGCTCGCGAAAAGGATCCAACGTTCACTCTGATCAAGGACGCCATTCATCCGGATCCGCCCGGACAGATTGTGATGGCGTATGCGATGATTGATGACCTTGGCCTGCGACGCCCGTTGTCAAACATTCGGATTCAGCCAAATGCCAATGGAAAGCTGAAAGCGACGGCGACCGGCGGCAAGGTCGAGAATCTGAAATCGAGTGACGACATGGTGGAATTCGACTGGACGGCGGACGGCCTTCCATGGGTGCTGCCGGAAGAAGCTCAGGTCGGTGTGAAGATGCTGAATCTTGGACATCGAGCCACCAAAGAAGGTCTGGAAGTTCACGGACTTGCTCCAGGCAAATATGAATTGACGATTGATGGCGAAACCGTGGGAACGTATCCGGCGACGTCGCTGTCACGGCATATCGAACTGCAAGCGAATTCAAAGACTCCTCAGTACCAGCAGGCCTTGAAAGTGGCGATGCTGAACAAGCAACGCAACGAAGGGCCCATCAAGGACCTTCGAGGTGCCTGGTTAAAGTTCCAAAGCTGGGCTCGTCGAAACCGCGATGCGAAAAACCAGCCGAACAACAAGGAACTGGCCGCGGCAGTCGCCAAGGATGAAGAAAAACTGCAGGACCTGGAAGCGACCATCGAAAAAGCAGAACAGGAAGCCAAAGCGATTGAGGACAGCATCTACGAAGCGAATCAGC
- a CDS encoding DUF1501 domain-containing protein: MSDDLMTQNHTFMHDPQLSRRLLLNNSGRTLGAAALASLLANETTAAPSAAAPAAINGGLPDLPHFAPKAKRVIYLMMTGGPSHIDTWDYKPELRKIHGQELPDSIRNEQRITTMTSGQKAFPCVAPMFEFSQHGQNGTWVSEILPHTAKLVDDICLVKSVHTEAINHDPAITFINTGVQQPGKASMGAWVSYGLGSPNKNLPSYVVMISKGPGQKQALYSRLWGSGFLPSQHQGVALRAGKSPVLYLNDPDGIDRATRRRMLDRIAAINQETYRNFGDPETLTRIAQYEMAFRMQTSVPGLMDLSTETENTKALYGPEIETPGSFARNCVIARRLAEQGVPFVQLFHRGWDQHGNLPKLLRGQCESIDHPIYGLITDLKQRGLFEDTLIVWGGEFGRTIYSQGTLTADNHGRDHHGRCFTMWMAGAGIKRGFEFGKTDEYCYNIVENPVHIRDMNATLLHQLGIDHNRLTFRYQGLDQKLTGAEPARVVDEILA; the protein is encoded by the coding sequence ATGTCGGATGATCTGATGACGCAAAACCATACTTTCATGCACGATCCACAATTGTCTCGACGGCTTCTCCTGAATAATTCCGGCCGCACGTTAGGAGCCGCAGCGCTGGCTTCTTTGCTCGCGAACGAAACAACGGCCGCACCGAGTGCCGCTGCGCCGGCGGCGATCAACGGCGGGCTTCCTGATCTGCCGCACTTTGCTCCAAAGGCAAAGCGGGTGATCTATCTGATGATGACGGGCGGGCCGTCACATATCGACACGTGGGATTACAAACCAGAATTGCGAAAAATCCATGGCCAGGAGTTGCCGGATTCGATTCGCAACGAGCAACGAATTACCACGATGACATCCGGTCAAAAAGCGTTTCCGTGCGTGGCACCCATGTTTGAATTTTCGCAGCATGGGCAGAACGGGACGTGGGTGAGCGAAATTCTGCCTCACACGGCAAAGCTGGTCGACGACATCTGCCTGGTGAAGTCGGTGCACACCGAAGCCATCAACCATGACCCCGCGATCACCTTCATCAACACTGGAGTTCAGCAGCCCGGAAAGGCCAGCATGGGTGCCTGGGTGAGTTATGGACTGGGCAGTCCCAACAAAAACCTGCCATCGTATGTCGTAATGATTTCGAAGGGCCCCGGCCAGAAGCAGGCACTCTACAGTCGACTGTGGGGAAGCGGATTTTTGCCGTCCCAGCATCAGGGAGTTGCTTTGCGAGCCGGCAAGAGTCCCGTTTTGTACCTGAACGATCCGGACGGAATTGATCGGGCGACTCGACGCCGGATGCTGGACCGCATCGCCGCCATCAACCAGGAAACGTACCGCAACTTTGGCGATCCGGAAACACTGACTCGGATCGCTCAGTACGAAATGGCGTTTCGTATGCAGACGTCCGTGCCGGGGCTGATGGACCTGTCGACCGAAACAGAAAACACGAAGGCACTGTACGGGCCCGAGATCGAAACACCGGGCTCGTTCGCTCGCAATTGCGTGATCGCTCGGCGGCTGGCAGAGCAGGGTGTTCCGTTTGTGCAGTTGTTCCATCGCGGCTGGGATCAGCATGGCAACCTGCCGAAGCTTTTGCGTGGTCAGTGCGAATCGATCGATCACCCCATCTACGGTTTGATTACCGATCTGAAACAGCGAGGTCTGTTTGAAGACACGCTGATCGTGTGGGGCGGTGAATTCGGTCGTACAATTTATTCCCAGGGAACGCTGACGGCGGATAACCATGGCCGAGACCATCACGGCCGCTGCTTCACGATGTGGATGGCTGGTGCGGGCATCAAACGCGGCTTCGAGTTCGGGAAGACAGACGAATACTGTTACAACATCGTCGAGAACCCTGTGCACATCCGGGACATGAACGCCACGTTGCTGCACCAACTGGGCATCGATCACAACCGGTTGACGTTCCGCTATCAGGGACTCGATCAAAAACTGACCGGTGCAGAACCGGCGCGCGTTGTCGATGAAATTCTGGCGTAA
- a CDS encoding DUF1553 domain-containing protein gives MKYVASFLAAIGLLPSAFAAEVTFNRDIRPLLSTACNKCHGPDAAHREADLRLDNEDGIRHAFDDGLNSEGWKRITSTDPDVVMPPPDSHVELKPQDIAAIKAWVEAGAAYEGHWSFIPPTKPAVPEFTTDAARNWPRNPIDAFILQRLLANKVQPNADADKERLLRRITLDLTGLPPSIADIDAFLADKSEAAYETVVDRLLKSPHFGERMTVVWMDAARYGDTSVFHADGPRSMWPWRDWAIDAYNSNKPFDQFTMEQLAGDLLPNATTQQKVATGFLRNNATTDEGGLIEEEYRVEYAIDRVKTTSIVWMGLSMECAQCHNHKYDPITQKEYYQFFAYFNQSADRGKQTRNGNAVPTVDLFDSVKIGEAETLERQLADTARDLDKRSKVAEGEYQKWVAIAASKVSGLPLLPTGMTAHVPLDEGKGRVIVDATNAERNGKLHGAEKWADGKFGKSFDCDSTNFIDMGDAGDFDGSHGFSYGAWIKPKGTASGAPIARMNNANAFRGYDLHISGGVIEPHIIHRWPDDAIKVRTKNKLKPDEWQHVFVTYDGSGKASGVKIYVDGKPQEWTIEQDGLAGTIKSKGPFYLGRRNGGSHFNGLIDDVRVYARSLAEAEVAAISGNDVVTPLLAKAAAERSDAENATLRKHYLNVVDEPYKTLLRQQAKLTSQIAELKQPVANVMIMNDAEEMRKTYVLARGDYASPLKDHTVQPGVPAALPALQAGASSNRLGLATWLTQPNHPLTARVAVNRYWAMLFGEGIVRSLEDFGAQGEWPSHPALLDWLAVDFVENGWDIKRTIKQMVMSSTYRQSSAVTSEKLAADPENRLLSRGSRFRLQAEFVRDNALAASGLLVPDIGGPGVKPYQPPGLWNEVSLDGNLRFEPDSGEKLYRRSMYTYWKRSAPAPSMTIFDAPTREKCSLKRSRTNTPLQALVTMNDPQFVEAARVLAEAALRANGTSTEQQISFAYRRAAGVIPSAGILAVLREAYAEELERFRSDPESAEKFLSIGDSKRDESLDVATHAALTAVCSMILNLDETLTRG, from the coding sequence ATGAAATACGTTGCTTCATTCCTGGCCGCAATTGGACTGCTGCCCTCCGCGTTCGCAGCTGAAGTCACTTTCAATCGCGACATTCGCCCATTGCTGTCCACCGCCTGCAACAAATGTCACGGTCCGGACGCCGCTCACCGCGAAGCCGACCTGCGATTGGACAACGAAGACGGAATTCGTCACGCCTTCGATGACGGCCTGAATAGCGAAGGTTGGAAACGCATCACTTCAACTGATCCCGACGTTGTGATGCCGCCGCCGGATTCGCACGTGGAACTCAAGCCGCAGGACATCGCTGCGATCAAGGCGTGGGTCGAAGCCGGAGCGGCCTACGAAGGCCATTGGTCATTCATCCCGCCGACCAAACCGGCGGTTCCCGAATTCACGACGGACGCTGCACGCAACTGGCCTCGCAATCCCATCGACGCCTTCATCCTGCAGCGATTGCTTGCCAACAAAGTGCAGCCCAACGCCGACGCGGACAAAGAACGCCTTCTTCGTCGAATCACGCTGGACCTGACCGGGCTGCCTCCGAGTATTGCCGACATCGACGCATTCCTGGCAGACAAATCGGAAGCCGCATACGAAACAGTCGTCGACCGGCTGTTGAAATCGCCCCACTTCGGCGAACGCATGACGGTTGTGTGGATGGACGCGGCTCGCTACGGCGACACCAGCGTCTTCCACGCCGACGGCCCGCGCAGCATGTGGCCATGGCGAGACTGGGCGATCGATGCCTACAACAGCAACAAGCCGTTCGATCAGTTCACCATGGAACAGCTTGCTGGCGACCTGCTTCCAAACGCGACAACTCAGCAAAAAGTGGCCACCGGTTTTCTGCGCAACAACGCTACGACGGACGAAGGTGGTTTAATAGAAGAAGAATACCGAGTCGAATACGCCATCGACCGAGTGAAGACAACGTCCATAGTGTGGATGGGCTTGAGCATGGAGTGCGCTCAGTGTCACAACCACAAGTACGATCCAATTACGCAGAAAGAGTACTATCAGTTTTTTGCGTACTTCAACCAATCTGCCGATCGTGGCAAACAGACTCGCAACGGCAACGCGGTGCCCACGGTTGATCTGTTCGACAGTGTAAAAATCGGCGAAGCCGAAACTCTGGAAAGGCAGCTCGCCGACACTGCAAGGGATCTCGACAAACGATCGAAGGTGGCCGAAGGCGAATATCAGAAGTGGGTCGCGATAGCCGCTTCAAAGGTGAGCGGCCTGCCACTGCTGCCGACTGGCATGACGGCTCACGTGCCGCTGGACGAAGGCAAAGGGCGAGTCATCGTGGACGCGACCAATGCAGAACGCAACGGCAAACTGCATGGCGCAGAAAAGTGGGCGGATGGAAAATTCGGCAAGTCATTCGATTGCGACAGCACTAACTTTATCGACATGGGCGACGCGGGCGACTTCGACGGCAGCCACGGGTTTTCTTATGGAGCGTGGATCAAGCCGAAGGGCACTGCATCGGGAGCTCCGATCGCCCGGATGAACAACGCCAATGCGTTTCGCGGCTATGACCTGCACATTTCCGGCGGTGTGATCGAACCGCACATCATCCACCGATGGCCGGACGACGCCATCAAGGTTCGGACGAAGAACAAACTCAAACCCGACGAATGGCAGCACGTTTTCGTCACGTACGATGGCAGCGGCAAAGCGTCCGGAGTCAAAATCTACGTCGACGGCAAACCGCAGGAATGGACAATCGAACAGGACGGACTCGCGGGAACAATCAAATCGAAGGGACCGTTTTATCTGGGGCGTCGCAACGGCGGATCTCACTTCAACGGCCTGATCGATGATGTTCGAGTTTACGCGCGATCGTTGGCGGAAGCCGAAGTGGCCGCGATTTCTGGTAACGACGTCGTCACTCCGCTGCTCGCCAAAGCGGCGGCTGAACGCTCAGACGCCGAAAACGCCACGCTCAGAAAACACTATCTGAACGTCGTTGACGAACCGTACAAGACTCTGTTGCGGCAGCAGGCCAAATTGACGTCGCAAATTGCCGAACTGAAGCAACCGGTCGCCAATGTGATGATTATGAACGACGCGGAGGAAATGCGAAAAACCTACGTGCTGGCTCGAGGCGACTATGCGTCACCTTTGAAGGACCACACAGTGCAACCCGGTGTTCCGGCAGCACTGCCCGCGCTGCAGGCCGGAGCAAGTTCAAACCGTCTGGGGCTCGCGACATGGTTGACTCAGCCTAACCATCCGCTCACCGCACGAGTTGCCGTGAATCGCTATTGGGCAATGCTGTTTGGTGAAGGCATCGTGCGCTCGCTGGAAGATTTCGGCGCACAGGGCGAATGGCCCTCTCATCCGGCGCTGCTGGACTGGCTGGCCGTCGACTTTGTCGAAAATGGCTGGGACATCAAACGCACGATCAAGCAGATGGTAATGTCGTCCACGTATCGTCAATCATCCGCCGTCACCTCAGAAAAGCTGGCTGCCGATCCCGAAAACCGCCTGCTGTCTCGTGGAAGTCGGTTCCGGCTGCAGGCAGAATTTGTACGCGACAACGCGTTGGCCGCCAGCGGATTGTTGGTGCCTGACATTGGCGGGCCCGGAGTTAAGCCGTATCAGCCGCCAGGCCTGTGGAACGAAGTGAGTCTCGACGGCAATCTGCGATTCGAGCCTGACAGCGGCGAAAAACTCTATCGTCGGTCGATGTACACATACTGGAAGCGATCGGCGCCGGCTCCATCAATGACCATCTTCGATGCCCCCACGCGAGAAAAGTGCTCACTGAAACGATCGCGCACCAATACGCCGTTGCAGGCTTTGGTCACGATGAATGATCCTCAGTTCGTCGAAGCGGCCCGAGTCCTCGCTGAAGCCGCGCTGCGTGCCAACGGAACATCTACTGAACAACAAATCTCGTTCGCCTACCGTCGAGCCGCCGGCGTTATTCCTTCGGCCGGCATTCTTGCGGTGTTGCGAGAAGCGTATGCAGAAGAACTGGAACGCTTCCGCAGCGATCCCGAGTCTGCCGAGAAATTTCTTTCGATCGGCGATAGCAAACGCGACGAGTCTTTGGATGTCGCCACGCACGCCGCTCTGACCGCTGTCTGCAGTATGATCCTGAACCTTGACGAGACTTTAACACGCGGCTGA
- a CDS encoding SdrD B-like domain-containing protein gives MILVRRILNNVLCKRLNLRRRKAWPTHELQLEQLEVRSVLTSLIGAEVTVGNTFESIATGSEETPVGDLERVTVQQTINDPELKQFSGLYDIDIDGGEISMRYNLSESYGSDPARVIEAGTFDRYRFKVEGLAPGDFISSAVADTTRNLVPNVTLADGDTIVVEIGPGMQIGENFDARILVDVDSTPRSLEGTAVTITKTFESALQTSGIEVPDRGPVTATINYAAGFSGAEYPDPGDLNNRYRINVELGTISINWSPGGLVELFPNGPFDVPPDTFKRFYFDFDLGTNDYISSASARTSTALVPNVRIVDEHTIVAEIGPGMQEGGGFNAVIDFDVDTNGPNIIGRKWQDLDNDGVRSSNEGWLNGWDIQLLNQAGDVVDTTRTRNIDLNNDGLIDPTTEMGVYLFEGVQNGTYDVKEVRQPGWVQTAPIGNGDQRAFELDRDLNLVQSSSDFFNWGGRGERWVFGSGNWYFVTPDGAFLQWNGSPRSALSGELIAMLKPAVHQDLSLLYDAPAPGRNFVNVVDGNDGHGPDFGNYLAPPLFRVDVEADPEVANDVLIRWNSTGVVDSRYEIWITDVNTRKRFKVETGLEGNSYTTTLPDRRYRVWMRSEYSPGVFSAWSKSQEFELLRSETTIMPSGLDPGIDATPVIEWTPQTEASSYEVRVTDLSGNREYYAAQITGTSHRIGAPLQLGTHLVSVRANYPDGSRDDWSTGQELVIGGTPIVQLIGNTVSWTPVKAATSYDLWVKCTTDNGTTLEERVVYENNIHDLSFQLPNLPRSTYALWVRAIRAEGGEKYLSDWSQRTDFRVSSNQDDFQLESLSSEIQLVSRDFAQLRVQEEHDRNDVASADEKRSQAVSDAEVNPEQSQDHGANRRAKPDPIAAVMAEFAGANFLDEIQS, from the coding sequence ATGATTCTGGTACGTCGAATACTGAATAACGTTCTCTGCAAACGCCTGAACCTGCGACGTCGCAAGGCATGGCCGACTCACGAATTGCAGCTCGAACAACTGGAAGTCCGCTCCGTGCTCACATCGCTCATCGGAGCGGAAGTCACCGTGGGTAACACGTTTGAATCGATCGCCACGGGAAGTGAAGAAACACCGGTTGGCGATCTCGAACGAGTCACTGTGCAGCAAACGATTAACGATCCGGAACTGAAACAGTTTTCGGGGCTGTACGATATCGACATCGACGGCGGTGAGATTTCGATGCGGTACAACCTGTCGGAGAGCTACGGTTCCGATCCGGCTCGCGTGATTGAAGCGGGCACGTTTGATCGCTACCGGTTCAAGGTGGAAGGATTGGCACCCGGTGACTTCATCAGTTCGGCGGTGGCCGATACGACTCGTAACCTTGTGCCAAACGTCACGCTGGCGGACGGCGATACTATTGTGGTGGAAATTGGTCCCGGAATGCAGATCGGTGAGAACTTTGATGCTCGAATTCTGGTGGATGTGGACAGCACGCCGCGATCGCTGGAGGGGACTGCAGTCACGATCACCAAGACATTTGAATCAGCTCTGCAGACCAGCGGCATTGAAGTGCCTGATCGTGGCCCAGTCACGGCGACGATCAATTACGCGGCAGGCTTTTCTGGAGCAGAATACCCTGATCCAGGAGATCTCAATAACCGCTATCGCATCAATGTCGAGCTGGGGACGATCTCGATAAACTGGAGTCCAGGCGGGCTGGTCGAACTCTTTCCCAACGGCCCGTTCGACGTCCCGCCCGATACGTTCAAACGCTTCTACTTTGACTTTGATCTCGGCACCAATGATTACATCTCGTCCGCTTCCGCACGTACGTCTACCGCGCTCGTGCCGAATGTCCGGATCGTTGACGAGCACACCATCGTCGCCGAAATCGGTCCCGGAATGCAGGAGGGCGGCGGATTTAACGCGGTGATCGACTTTGACGTCGACACGAATGGACCAAATATCATCGGTCGCAAGTGGCAGGATCTGGACAACGACGGCGTGCGTTCGTCCAATGAAGGCTGGCTTAACGGCTGGGATATCCAGCTGCTGAATCAGGCTGGCGACGTTGTCGATACGACTCGCACCAGAAATATCGACCTCAACAACGATGGCCTCATCGATCCCACCACCGAAATGGGCGTCTACCTGTTCGAAGGCGTCCAGAATGGCACTTACGACGTGAAGGAAGTGCGGCAGCCAGGCTGGGTCCAGACGGCTCCGATTGGCAACGGCGATCAGCGCGCCTTCGAACTGGACCGCGACCTGAACCTCGTGCAGTCTTCCAGCGACTTCTTCAACTGGGGTGGCCGCGGCGAACGCTGGGTCTTTGGTTCCGGCAATTGGTATTTCGTGACGCCGGACGGAGCCTTCCTGCAGTGGAACGGTAGTCCTCGTTCAGCGCTGTCCGGCGAACTGATTGCGATGCTGAAACCGGCCGTGCATCAGGACCTGTCGCTGCTGTATGACGCTCCGGCACCCGGCCGGAACTTCGTAAACGTCGTCGACGGCAACGATGGACACGGGCCGGACTTCGGCAACTATCTGGCTCCGCCACTGTTCCGCGTGGATGTTGAAGCCGATCCGGAAGTCGCCAACGACGTGCTGATTCGATGGAATTCAACCGGCGTGGTTGACAGCCGCTACGAAATCTGGATCACAGACGTGAACACTCGCAAGCGGTTTAAAGTAGAAACCGGACTGGAAGGCAATTCCTACACAACAACACTGCCTGATCGACGTTATCGCGTGTGGATGCGTTCTGAGTACTCACCCGGCGTCTTTTCGGCGTGGTCGAAGTCACAGGAATTTGAATTGCTGCGTAGCGAAACAACCATCATGCCCAGCGGCCTGGATCCGGGGATCGACGCGACGCCCGTGATTGAATGGACACCTCAGACTGAAGCATCCAGCTATGAAGTTCGCGTCACCGATTTGAGCGGCAACCGCGAGTATTACGCTGCACAAATCACTGGAACGTCGCATCGCATTGGAGCGCCGTTGCAACTGGGGACTCACCTGGTTTCTGTGCGAGCCAACTATCCGGACGGCAGTCGCGACGACTGGAGTACCGGGCAGGAACTTGTGATTGGCGGTACGCCTATCGTGCAGCTGATCGGTAACACCGTTTCATGGACGCCCGTGAAGGCGGCAACCTCGTACGACTTGTGGGTGAAATGCACAACGGACAACGGCACAACGCTGGAAGAGCGCGTCGTTTACGAAAACAACATCCACGACCTCTCGTTTCAACTGCCAAACCTGCCGCGCAGTACCTATGCGTTGTGGGTCCGAGCTATCCGGGCGGAAGGCGGTGAGAAGTACCTGTCAGACTGGAGCCAGCGAACGGATTTCCGTGTGAGCTCCAATCAGGACGACTTCCAGTTGGAGTCGCTATCCAGCGAAATACAGCTCGTAAGCCGGGACTTTGCCCAATTGCGGGTTCAGGAAGAACACGACCGCAACGATGTGGCAAGCGCTGACGAAAAGCGTTCGCAAGCGGTTTCAGATGCCGAAGTTAATCCCGAACAGAGTCAGGATCACGGGGCAAATCGTCGTGCCAAGCCGGATCCAATAGCCGCCGTGATGGCAGAGTTTGCGGGGGCGAATTTTCTGGACGAAATTCAGTCCTAA
- the yidD gene encoding membrane protein insertion efficiency factor YidD — protein sequence MKVLKWLATLPSHVVILLVRGYQLLISPWLGPNCRFHPTCSQYFILAVRKHGLIWGALKGVRRISKCHPWNPGGYDPP from the coding sequence GTGAAGGTGCTGAAGTGGTTGGCTACTTTGCCGTCGCACGTGGTCATTCTGCTGGTGCGAGGTTACCAGTTACTAATCAGCCCCTGGCTGGGGCCAAATTGCCGTTTTCACCCAACATGCAGCCAGTACTTCATTCTGGCGGTTCGAAAACACGGTTTGATTTGGGGAGCATTAAAGGGTGTGCGTCGCATTTCGAAATGCCATCCATGGAACCCTGGCGGATACGACCCGCCGTAG
- the rnpA gene encoding ribonuclease P protein component: MNPSPQHEFRLTQAQRIRTTREFQQCYDSGLRAGDNHLLVFVLPNGLEHSRVGVSVSKKHGNAVKRNRKKRLLREAFRLLQHELPSGVDFVLVPRQRSDSALADYRASLIRLAAKLQRRMQPDSGAAS, from the coding sequence TTGAACCCTTCACCTCAGCACGAATTCCGGCTGACTCAAGCGCAGCGGATTCGCACTACTCGCGAGTTCCAGCAGTGCTACGATTCCGGCCTGCGCGCGGGGGACAATCACTTGTTGGTGTTCGTTTTGCCGAACGGTTTGGAACACAGCCGCGTTGGTGTGAGCGTTTCTAAAAAGCACGGTAATGCGGTCAAACGAAATCGAAAGAAGCGGTTGCTGCGGGAGGCGTTTCGGTTGCTGCAGCATGAACTGCCTTCTGGGGTGGACTTCGTTCTGGTGCCGCGGCAACGTTCGGATTCCGCGCTGGCCGACTATCGGGCGTCGTTAATTCGACTTGCCGCAAAGCTGCAGCGACGCATGCAGCCTGACAGTGGAGCGGCGTCGTGA
- the rhaB gene encoding rhamnulokinase, with product MAQKNYIAVDLGAESGRVMAGRFDGGKIALEQFHRFPNGPVNLGGTLRWNLVSLWSEIQNGLREAASKLGGSAVSVGVDTWGVDFVLMNKNDELLGQPWNYRDKRTDGMMQKASSRVPRPEIFAETGLQFMQINSLYQLLAMCERDPGLVAEAKRFLMVPDFFHWCLSGSRVVEFTNATTTQMLNATTRDWAFDMLRKLEIPTDMFPEIVTPGTNLGTLRGEVAEFTGLGKLNVVTPATHDTGAAVAAVPTRRTGNPDWAYISSGTWSLMGVEVDNAVLTPKALEYNVTNEGGVDGTYRLLKNIMGLWLVQRCKVAFAALGKDIDYAELTRLATEAQPFRSLIDPDRAEFLSPPNMPKAIAEECRRTGQVIPETEGQFVRCALESLALKYRQVLSWMEELTGVRVEVIHIVGGGTQNQLLNQFTADACGRPVFAGPIEATALGNVLLQARAAGDISSLSEIREVVRSSETIGEYTPKDSAAWGDAWGRFQELVKV from the coding sequence ATGGCACAAAAAAACTACATCGCGGTGGATCTCGGCGCGGAAAGCGGTCGTGTGATGGCCGGGCGTTTCGATGGTGGAAAGATTGCACTTGAGCAGTTCCACCGTTTCCCCAACGGTCCGGTAAATCTCGGCGGCACGCTGCGTTGGAATCTTGTCAGCCTCTGGTCAGAAATCCAAAACGGACTGCGCGAAGCCGCTTCGAAACTGGGCGGCTCTGCCGTATCGGTCGGGGTCGATACGTGGGGCGTCGACTTCGTTTTGATGAACAAGAACGACGAACTACTGGGCCAGCCCTGGAACTATCGTGACAAACGCACGGACGGCATGATGCAAAAAGCCTCATCGCGCGTGCCTCGCCCGGAAATCTTCGCCGAGACCGGTCTGCAGTTTATGCAGATCAATTCGCTGTATCAGTTGCTCGCTATGTGCGAACGCGACCCTGGGCTTGTCGCGGAAGCGAAGCGGTTTCTGATGGTGCCCGACTTCTTTCACTGGTGCCTTAGCGGTAGCCGAGTCGTCGAATTCACCAACGCGACGACCACTCAAATGCTGAACGCCACCACCCGTGACTGGGCGTTCGACATGTTGCGGAAGCTGGAAATTCCGACGGACATGTTTCCGGAAATCGTGACGCCCGGCACAAATCTCGGCACGCTTCGCGGTGAGGTGGCGGAATTCACGGGTCTTGGCAAACTGAACGTCGTGACACCCGCCACGCATGACACAGGAGCCGCCGTCGCCGCTGTGCCGACGCGCCGTACCGGCAATCCGGACTGGGCCTACATCAGCAGCGGCACATGGTCGCTGATGGGCGTCGAAGTCGATAACGCTGTGCTCACGCCGAAAGCGTTGGAATATAACGTGACCAATGAAGGCGGCGTTGACGGCACCTATCGCCTGCTGAAAAACATCATGGGCCTGTGGCTGGTGCAACGCTGCAAAGTCGCCTTCGCCGCGCTTGGCAAGGACATTGACTACGCAGAACTGACTCGGCTGGCCACCGAAGCTCAGCCGTTCCGGTCGTTGATCGATCCTGACCGAGCCGAATTTCTGAGCCCACCCAATATGCCGAAGGCGATCGCCGAAGAATGTCGTCGCACGGGGCAGGTCATCCCGGAAACCGAAGGCCAGTTTGTCCGCTGTGCGTTGGAAAGCCTGGCTCTGAAGTACCGGCAGGTGCTGAGCTGGATGGAAGAACTGACAGGCGTGCGTGTTGAGGTCATTCATATTGTCGGCGGAGGAACTCAGAATCAGCTTCTCAACCAGTTCACCGCCGATGCCTGTGGCCGTCCTGTGTTTGCCGGTCCCATCGAAGCCACGGCTCTCGGAAATGTGTTGCTGCAGGCTCGAGCAGCGGGAGATATTTCCTCTTTGTCAGAAATCCGCGAGGTGGTGCGGTCTTCAGAGACCATCGGCGAATACACTCCCAAGGATTCTGCCGCGTGGGGCGATGCGTGGGGGCGATTTCAGGAGCTGGTGAAAGTCTGA